CGATGCAATGTACTTATCGGAGAAAAACTATTTTGGGGCAAAGGAATAGCGGGTAAGGCCTTATCCCTGGTCAGCGACTACGCCTTCTCCTATCTCAAATTAAAACGTCTCTACACAAAAATCTACTGTGAAAACAAGCCCGCGCTTTCAGTTTTTAAAAATTGTGGGTTTATCGAAAATGGATTAGCCGAAAATAATTTTATAAAGCTTACGCTCGATTTACAAGATCATCAAGTTAAATTGTCTCATTAACCATTTGCTAAAATAAGAATGATAAAAATTTTTAATTTATTTAAAAAATCGAAAGCCGAAACACGGGTTGACATAGATTTTTGTTCTTCATCTTATCGTCGTTATCAGAATAAACAAATTGTAATAGGCCCCCAATCGGATAGCTCAGGCTGTCATACCAAAAATACGGTCATCAGGGTCAAAACTAATATGCCAACAAATCCGGGATATAGTGTTTTCATTGAGAAGTCTGACGAACATACTACCGGAGATACGTCTGTCATGCCAATCCCTATGAGCATCGTGCATGCCAACAAATATATTACAGTTTTAAAAGGTTTTGGGGTTCACCCGAACGGAAGTAGATATTTAGATTACGGATTGACAGTACGCTGGACCGATCAGAGAATTGAAAAAATAATTTTTCATCT
This region of Mucilaginibacter inviolabilis genomic DNA includes:
- a CDS encoding GNAT family N-acetyltransferase, translated to MDYSIYIRPLLISDAENNLKWSIDPELWRLTGEMPGKYISMDLEAAWLSYVLQNTTDKCFAICLNFPDHHIGNIELTNISDEEARCNVLIGEKLFWGKGIAGKALSLVSDYAFSYLKLKRLYTKIYCENKPALSVFKNCGFIENGLAENNFIKLTLDLQDHQVKLSH